In Cyprinus carpio isolate SPL01 unplaced genomic scaffold, ASM1834038v1 S000000417, whole genome shotgun sequence, the genomic stretch tgttttatcgAAAAAGGATAGGAAGAGGATAGGAGAGGATTTTAAAGTTGACAAGACATCGGTTTTATTGCAGGGCTTAGTTAGAGATTTTAAATTAGTCGACTGTTTTAAAGCAATGCATCAGAGAGAGGAGGGCTTCACCTGGTTCAGTGGTGATGGCACCAGAGCCTCTCGCATTGACTATGTTTTTACACGTGACTGCCCGCCAACCGATGCTACATTGACCCCCTCCTTTTTTTCGGACCACATGATGCTGTCGTGCACCCTTTCACTCCCCACTGGTGTGACAGTAGGTAGAGGGCTGTGGAAGCTGAACTGCTCCCTTTTGGAAGATAAGGAAGTAGTTAGGAAGTATAGGGAGCAGTTCAGCCAATGGCAGACCCTCCAAGACTTTTACGACTCACGCGCACAGTGGTGGGAGATGGTGAAGGAACGGACGAGACAATTTTTTAGGGGAATAGGTAAGGAAAAAAAGAATAGGTTAACGCGACGCATGATGGGGCTGCAAAAACGACTACAGAGgtattttaaccttttaaacaATGGTTTTGATTTTAATGAAGATATTAAAAAAGTTAAGGAAGAGATGTCAGTGTTATTCGAGATACAAAGTAAAGGTGTTATTTTAAGGAGCAGGGAGAAGGAGATAGAGGAAGGTGAAAAATGTActaggtatttttttaaaaagatcattTCACGGGGTGGGgcaattactgttttaaaaagtagAGGGAGGGAAGCTCGCACAACGcaagatattttaaaggaaaCTGAATCTTTTTATGAAAATTTATACAATGAAAAAGAAGTACACACCAACACATTAGGAGAAGTCTTagattttttagaaagaaaagtCGACAGTGAATGCACTATTTTATCCCAAGATTTTACAATTTTAGAAATGCAAAAAGCTCTTAAAAGTTTTAAACGAGGAAAGTCCCCTGGAGTAGACGGTCTTCCTCTAGAGTTTTATTCGACATTTTGGGATATTTTAGCACATGACTTACTgactgtttttaaagaatttgagaCTCTAGACAGACTTCCTGACAGCTTTAGAATAGGGATAGTGTCACTTTTATACAAAAAAGGAGACAAGACTGACTTACAGAATTGGCGACCAATTACGCTTTTAAACTTTGACtgcaaaatatttagcaaaattttATCTATGCGTATGTCGACCGTTTTAAAGGACGTGATCCACCCGGATCAAGCATGTTCTGTGCCTGGGAGGAAGATCACGGACAGCTTGATACTGATCAGAGACGCCATCTGTTACGCGAGAGACAGAAACATTCGGCTAGTAGTCctaaatttagattttgaaaaaGCATTCGACCGCATCTCGCACCAGTTCCTTTTCAAGATACTGGAAAAAATGGGGTTCCCAGGGAGGTTTATAGCTTGGGTGGGACTGCTATACAACCGTCTGGTTAGCAGAATTTTAGTTAACGGGCATCtatcaaaaaatgtgaatatccACAGCGGCGTCCGACAGGGGTGTCCGTTATCTCCCCTCCTGTACGTAGTTTGTGTTGAGCCACTGGCACAGATCTTGAGAAGGGACAAATGGATTAAAGGACTAGACCTGCCTGGGACGGGAGGACTGACGGCGACCTGTGTTTTATACATGGACGACGTAACTCTTTTAGCCACGGACGTTTTATCTATACGAAGAGCAATGGACTTGACTGACTGGTACGGTCGGGCCTCGGGCGCTAAGCTCAACAGAAACAAGTCCGAGGCCCAGCTCTTCGGGCCGTGGGGAGACATAGACACAGGTGGACTTGATTTAGCTTTTAAagagaatgattttaaaattttaggagTGAAGTTTGACAAAGAGGGTGGAGGACGGGGAAACTGGACTGACATTTTAGGGAAAGCTAGGCAAAGACTGGGGTTTTGGGGACTGAGACAGATGACGTTTGAAGGcaaggttttaatttttaaatccgTGATTTTACCGTTGATTTTACTTGTCTCTTCTGTTTTTAGCCCCCCACGGAAATTCTTGGCGAGGTTGGAGAGGACGGTTTTTTACTTCCTGTGGGGGTCTAAGTGGGAGCGCCTTAAGAGGGAAGTTGTCAAAAGAAGACCAGAGAATGGGGGGAAAGGACTCCCAGACCCCCACCTGTTTTTAGGCAGCCGTTTTACCTCTCTTCATATCAGATATGCAGTGACCCCATCCAGCGAAAACAAGACAGCAGCTATGACCAGATTCTGGATGGGGTCCTACCTCAGAACCCTAAAGATTTTACCAGTAGACCTGAAATGCCCAGTGTCTTTTAACCTACCTAAAGAGTATAGTTTtatcaaaaagtttttaaagaaatatcttttaGAACAgcatgatgtcaccattttaACTAATCACAAGTCTCTTATCTCTGTTGTGCAGGACCGGGAACTGGTGAGTCCAATTCCGGGCCTCACACTAAGTGAGGCCAAACAAGTTTGGCGGAATGCGGCTCACCCCGCTCTCCAGAACAGGCACAAGGACTTATCGTGGATGGTGGCTCATGAGATCCTCCCGGTCAGGGCGGTTATGCACTCCAGAGGCATGGCCAAAAACCCCATCTGCCCTCGGTCCGGTTGCAATTCCCCGGAGACCGTCCACCACCTGCTCTGGGAGTGCAGCACTGCGCGGGACCTGTGGGCCAGAACCGGCCCCCTGTATTTCCCGTGCCTACCAGCGGGTGGGGCCCATTTCGGGTACCAGCTCGCCATCCTTGGGGTGGGCCGGGGCTTGAAGGACTTGTCGGCACAGGAATTTACCTCGCTCTGGCTCACCCTCAACGTCATCAAGGATGCCATCTGGGCCACCAGAAACCTGCTGGTGGGGAAGCGCGTTACGGTAACCCTCCATGCATGCGAGCTAAAGGTAACATCAATGCTGCAGGGGTACCGGACGACGATATTCGGACGGGGGGGCCGGGGTCACACGGAGAGGGTCCCGGCAGGCACCGACCCTGGCTGCCCGTAGATGCACCCTCACCAATCTGGCTACGGGAACAGCGGGCCAGCGGGCCGGAGGAGAGGGGATCTCCGCTGAGCAGACAAAGTGGCATCTCGTGTGCCTGTTTTGGAGAGTGGGGTGAAGACCTACTTGATAAGGACTCACCCCCGGTCTTGCACAACAGAAGACTTTTAAttggtgtttttattgtgttttatcaatGGAATTGGTTTTATTGAAAGAAATATGATGCTTGCTTGtcctttttaatttgtattttaacaaattaaaagaacAATCACACCTTTTAAACACACCATAAACATGGACTTTTAAAAACAGGCAAAACACAATGGTTttatcgtttgtttgttttttacaaagtttGTATTCCTTTTATTTAACCTCCCAGAGCTGCCCTTAGCAGAAAAAGACAGGCACAAATTTCCAGATTCCTCCCTTATAGGAATAAAGGAAGGGCTGACTTGACTTACAagaaatggatttattttttagaataaatgtCTATAGTCCCTTAAGGTTTTAcctgttcattttattatttattcttttatgtactaatgattttttatgtttttttatatacccTTTTATATATGCACAGCTCATGGCAATCCACAATCTCAACTTTAAATGTGAGAAGGGTATGGTCACAAATACGAGCACAAGAACATTTGTATCCTTTTTAAGTACAGTCTCttcctgagatttttttttttactgcaaggAATGTTCTCTCCACTTTTTAACCAATTATAAGAAGTGGGAGACAAATGCCACACGGACCTCCATTTGGAGTGGATCAAACAATAAAAAGCAGATGGAGTGGgccatttttgataaaaaatccTCAAACCTGGTGAAGGGGAGCACTGGTGGTAAGAGAGGATACAAGCATTtacttaatttgtcttttttaggAAGGGTTTTAATGTCTTAAATATTATGGATATCCAGATAAAAAATGACAGGTATAAGTCCTTTTAAAAGAATATGCAGGTCACATATGCTGGCAAGATGCCCTGATTTTGCAGgtgattttaaatttgtattatacaAGAGAAAGATGGAAAGGGCAGAGAAAGATTTTAAAGAGGACAAAACGacaattttattgaaaaacataaCAAAGATTTTAGAATGTACGGAATGTTTGTAAATCCATGCATCTAAATAATGCGGGCTACACCTGGTTCAGTGTGTGTGGGAAGAGAGCTTCCCGcatgattatatttttatcagAGGACTGGTCGTTAATGGATGCTAGATCAAACCCCCCTTTTCTTTTCATTGACCACACTATGCATTTCTTGCCCTCTACACTTCCCTTGTTTGACTACAGGCAAGATGTTCTTTGGAAGTTAAACTGCTCCCGTGTTAGAGGATCAGGATATATATAGTGAAAGAATATAGAGAGCAGTATAACAAATGGAGGAACTTTAAAGACTTTTGTTGATTCACGAGCACAGTGGTGGGAGATGTGGGAAGGCAAGGAAGGAAGGAATCAAGAGTTTTTTAGCTGGGGGgcgggaaaaagaaaagaaaaagaaaagaggaaaaatgaTGGGACCTGCAAAAGCAAGTTTATTAACGTTACTTTTATCTTTCACACAATCAAGGTTTTGATTTCGCTGATGAATAttaaagaagtaaaaaaagaaatgttggaaTTGGCTGAGGTTAAAAGCAGAGGAGTTATTCTGAGGAG encodes the following:
- the LOC122142963 gene encoding uncharacterized protein LOC122142963 — encoded protein: MGVAMSRFLPAAPLRHRFSAFWLRLRSPLGGFLALVIQWLESQLSGGTLAAPFIWTTWFPRNLLVLSPPRKFLARLERTVFYFLWGSKWERLKREVVKRRPENGGKGLPDPHLFLGSRFTSLHIRYAVTPSSENKTAAMTRFWMGSYLRTLKILPVDLKCPVSFNLPKEYSFIKKFLKKYLLEQHDVTILTNHKSLISVVQDRELVSPIPGLTLSEAKQVWRNAAHPALQNRHKDLSWMVAHEILPVRAVMHSRGMAKNPICPRSGCNSPETVHHLLWECSTARDLWARTGPLYFPCLPAGGAHFGYQLAILGVGRGLKDLSAQEFTSLWLTLNVIKDAIWATRNLLVGKRVTVTLHACELKVTSMLQGYRTTIFGRGGRGHTERVPAGTDPGCP